Proteins from a genomic interval of Garra rufa chromosome 4, GarRuf1.0, whole genome shotgun sequence:
- the LOC141332729 gene encoding macrophage mannose receptor 1-like yields the protein MDQTLLFILLLTALCSVSECVQHQYHFLNEKKNWTEAQRYCREKYSDLATVDNMNDMNELKKSVNDRSVQLLWIGLFRVRDSWQWSDQSNSSFRYWYAGEPNNVSPGENCTAVKLNTQGQWHDNFCTNKFPFMCHEDKLIVVKENVTWSEALRYCRQNHVDLVSVHSEEIQRRVMNVVKRASTAAVWLGLHNYCIMNMWLWVSGEMVCYHNWAPGNGTTPENCSLENRKGAVQSGGDQRWISLPESHKLNFICSTY from the exons ATGGACCAAACTCTGTTGTTCATTCTTCTTCTCACTG CTCTCTGCTCCGTATCTGAATGTGTTCAGCATCAGTATCACTTTTTAAATGAGAAGAAGAACTGGACTGAAGCTCAGAGATACTGCAGAGAGAAATACTCAGATCTGGCCACCGTTGACAACATGAACGACATGAACGAGCTGAAGAAGAGTGTGAATGATAGAAGTGTTCAGTTACTCTGGATCGGTCTGTTCAGAGTCAGAGACTCATGGCAGTGGTCAGATCAGAGTAACTCCTCATTCAGATACTGGTACGCTGGTGAACCTAATAATGTTAGCCCTGGTGAAAACTGTACAGCTGTCAAACTGAACACTCAGGGACAATGGCATGACAACTTTTGCACCAACAAATTTCCTTTCATGTGTCATGAAG ATAAACTGATTGTGGTCAAAGAGAATGTGACGTGGTCTGAAGCTCTGAGATACTGCAGACAGAATCATGTGGATCTGGTGTCGGTTCATTCAGAAGAGATTCAGCGGCGTGTGATGAACGTGGTTAAACGGGCGTCTACTGCGGCGGTGTGGTTGGGTTTACACAACTACTGCATCATGAACATGTGGCTCTGGGTGAGTGGAGAGATGGTGTGCTATCACAACTGGGCTCCAGGGAACGGAACCACACCAGAAAACTGCAGCCTCGAGAACAGAAAAGGAGCAGTTCAGTCTGGAGGAGATCAGCGCTGGATCAGCCTTCCTGAATCTCACAAACTCAACTTCATCTGCAGCACATATTAA